One Selenihalanaerobacter shriftii genomic window, TGTAGACCATTGTGCTAGGTTATGACACTCCTCTACTGTGGCTGGTCTAGCCAAAAGTTTTGGTAGTGGAGCAATGACTAATTCTATTAATGAAATAGAAGGTGCTGATGCAATCTTTGTTACAGGATCAAATACTACAGAAGCTCATCCGGTGATTGCTTTAAGAGTCAAGAAGGCTCAAAAAGAAGGGGCTAAGTTAGTAGTGGCTGATCCAAGAAAGATAGACTTAGTTAAGTATGCCGATCTTTGGTTACAGCATAAACCAGGAACAGATGTTGCTTTATTAAATGGTTTAATGCATGTAATTATTAAAGATGGTTTATTAGATGAGGAATATATTGAAGACAGAACTGAGAATTTTGAAGCTGTAGAGGATATCGTTGAAAAGTATACTCCAGAATATGTCTCAGATATTACAGGGGTTCCTGCTGAGGATATCGTAAAGGCTGCTCATATGTATGGAGAAGTAGAGCGAGCTAGTATTCTTTATGCTATGGGAATTACTCAGCATACTTCTGGAACAGATAATGTATTATCTGTAGCTTGTTTAGCAATGTTAACTGGAAATGTTGGTAAGGAAAGTACAGGAGTCAATCCATTACGAGGTCAAAATAATGTACAGGGAGCCTGTGACTTAGGTGCTTTACCAAATGTATATCCAGGATATCAGAGTGTAGCTGATCCTTCAATTAATAAGAAGTTTGAAGAAGCTTGGGGTGTTGAATTATCAGATGAAGTAGGGTATACTGTTACTGAGATTTTTGATGCCATTGATGAGGATAAAGTTAAAGCTTTATATGTAATGGGAGAGAATCCAGTATTAAGTGACCCAGACTCTAATCATATTAAGGAAGCGTTAGAAGATGTAGAGTTTCTAGTAGTACAAGATATTTTCATGAGTGAAACAGCAGAATATGCTGATGTAGTATTACCAGCTGCTAGTTTTGCAGAAAAGGATGGAACATTTACTAACTCTGAAAGAAAAGTGCAGAGAATAAGAAAAGCTATAGAACCAATAGGTGAAAGTAAGCCGGATTGGGTAATATTTAATGAGTTAGCTAAGCGAATGGGACATGATTGGGATTATAAGAATTCAAGTCAGATTATGGATGAAATTGCTAGTGTAACTCCAATTTATGGTGGTATGAGTTATGATAGAATAGAAGAAGATGGTCTGCAGTGGCCATGTCCAGATTATAATCATCCGGGAACTAAGTATTTGCATGAAGGTGAATTTGCTAGAGGATTAGGACAGTTTAATCCAGCAGAATATATGCCACCTCAAGAACAACCAGATGATGATTACCCATATGTGCTAACTACTGGAAGACGCTTATTCCACTTCCATACAGGAACCATGTCTCGTCATGCTGATGCTTTAGATGAGCATTATCCTGAAGAATTAATGGA contains:
- the fdhF gene encoding formate dehydrogenase subunit alpha, coding for MKITINGQQLEATAGQTILQAAQEYGIDIPNLCYDPELKIEGACRMCLVEIEDSEQMVTACTTEVSEDLAVNTESEKVIRMRKLLLELLLANHEQECLTCDKAGACKLQNYAYKYDVEESRFNGKMREYEGIVADNSFFIRDNEKCILCRKCVNICDQVQRESAIGFENRGFETTVNTAFDRPLEDVNCQFCGMCVNACPTGALMEKAAMGKARNWEVDKVETTCPYCGVGCQLELNVKDEEIVKVTTNSDNVNRGQTCVKGKFGLDFVTNDDRLTKPLIKEDGKFREASWDEAFDTVANRFGEIKDKFGGEAAAGLSSAKCTDEENYLMQKFMRAVMGTNTVDHCARLUHSSTVAGLAKSFGSGAMTNSINEIEGADAIFVTGSNTTEAHPVIALRVKKAQKEGAKLVVADPRKIDLVKYADLWLQHKPGTDVALLNGLMHVIIKDGLLDEEYIEDRTENFEAVEDIVEKYTPEYVSDITGVPAEDIVKAAHMYGEVERASILYAMGITQHTSGTDNVLSVACLAMLTGNVGKESTGVNPLRGQNNVQGACDLGALPNVYPGYQSVADPSINKKFEEAWGVELSDEVGYTVTEIFDAIDEDKVKALYVMGENPVLSDPDSNHIKEALEDVEFLVVQDIFMSETAEYADVVLPAASFAEKDGTFTNSERKVQRIRKAIEPIGESKPDWVIFNELAKRMGHDWDYKNSSQIMDEIASVTPIYGGMSYDRIEEDGLQWPCPDYNHPGTKYLHEGEFARGLGQFNPAEYMPPQEQPDDDYPYVLTTGRRLFHFHTGTMSRHADALDEHYPEELMEVNLADAEKLNVKEGDKVEVTSRRGTVESKVTISERVPEGLVFMSFHFAESAANVLTNPALDPVAKIPEYKVCAINIEKVS